A segment of the Fusarium musae strain F31 chromosome 2, whole genome shotgun sequence genome:
GTTGTCCACGCCCGCGGTGCAGGTGCTCACGGCACTTTCAAGCTGTTCGAGTCCGCGGAAGATGTCACCAAGGCCGGCATCTTTACCGACACCTCCAGAGAGACACCCGTCTTTGTTCGATTCTCGACTGTCCTGGGAAGTCGCGGCTCTGCTGATACTGTTCGCGATGTTCGTGGGTTTGCGGTCAAGTTTTACACACAAGAAGGTTGGTGAATCCCCTCAACGCCAAAGTCCCATGCAAGCGCTCGATCACTCCTTCCCCTTGACTTTTGGAACTCTTCATATCAACATGAACCCAAACAAATACCACCCAATTACACCGAACTCTGAGCGTGCAGCGCGAAATTTTTTGGACCTTTGAGGTTGGACCTTTGGTCGGTTGAGGGTCTATAATGGATGTAGTTGCCAACATCTAGTAGATACCCTCCCAAAAAATTTCCGCCGCCGCGGAGAGCAAAGTGTGGCGCCGCACtcacaacaccaccagcatTCATCGTCAGATTAAttcaaagagcttgaagctaaTAGGGGTCAGGAAATTTTGACGTGGTCGGGAACAATATACCTGTTTTCTTTATCCAGGATGCAATGAAGTTTCCGGATGTGATTCATGCAGGAAAGCCTGAGCCGCACAATGAAGTTCCCCAAGCACAGTCCGCGCACAACAACTTCTGGGATTTCGTCTGGGGACACTCAGAAGCGACTCACATGTACATGTGGGCCATGTCCGACCGCGCAATTCCTCGATCCTACCGCATGATGCAAGGTTTTGGCGTCAACACCTACACTCTTATCAACGACAAGGGCGAGCGCCGATTTGTCAAGTTCCACTTCACACCTGAGCTCGGAGTCCACTCTCTGGTTTGGGATGAAGCTCTTAAGCTTGCTGGTCAGGACCCCGACTTCCACCGCAAGGACCTTCAGGAGGCCATCGAAAACGGCGCGTACCCGAAGTGGAAGTTTGGCATCCAGGTGTTGGAGGAATCCCAAGAGCACGATTTCGACTTCGATATTCTTGACGCTACTAAGGTCTGGCCGGAAGACCAGATTCCCGTCCGCTATATCGGAGAGCTGGAACTTAACCGCGTCGTCGATGAGTATTTCACCGAGACCGAGCAGGTCGCTTTCTGTACCAGCCACCTTGTGCCTGGCGTTGGTCCGTCAGACGATCCTCTGCTCCAGGGCCGAAACTTTTCTTACCAGGATACCCAGCTCAGCCGTTTGGGTACCAACTGGGAGGAGCTACCTATTAACAAGCCTGTTTGCCCAGTTATGAATTTCAACCGCGATGGTGCCATGCGACACACTATCTCCAAGGGCAAGGTCAACTACTGGCCTAACCGATACAGCCACCAGCCCCCTGCTACCGCCCAGGAGGGTGCCTACGTAGACTACCAGCAAAAGGTTGCCGGTATTAAGCAGCGGGCTCTCAGCAAGAAGTTCAAGGATCACTTCTCTCAGGCTCAGCTCTTCTACAACTCGCTttctgagattgagaaggctCACATCCAGGCCGCCTTCTCTTTCGAGTTGGACCATTGCGATGAAGCTATCGTCTACGAGCGCCTGACTGAGCGTCTCGGTGTAGTTGATGGCGAGCTTGCAAACACGATCGCTGAAATGGTCGGCGGCAAGAAGCCCGTTGAGGCCAAGGCAAATCCCGgaaagaaggccaagaacttGAGTCAGATGGACTTCCTTCCCAAGATTCCGACTATCAAGTCGCGCCGTattgccatcatcatcgctgatGGTTACGATCCTGTCGCTTTTAACGCTCTTTACGGCGCTATCAAGGCTCAGAGTGCCCTTCCTTTCGTTATCGCACCTCGCCGATCTGCTATCTTCTCCGCCAACGAGgattcatcctcatccaagGGTATTGTCCCCGACCACCACCTCGAAGGTCAGCGAAGCACCATGTTTGACGCTATCTTTGTTCCCGGCGGTGAAAAGTCTATTCAGACCCTTTCCAAGAACGGTCGAGCTCTTCACTACATTCGTGAGGCTTTCGGTCACTTGAAGGCGATTGGTGGTACTGGTGAGGCCgttgacttgatcaacaaGGCCATCCAACTTCCTGAGGTCTCACTCTCTGAGACAGATGGCAGTGGCGTCGTCGACAGCTATGGCGTTGTGACTCTGAAGAATGCTTCGCCTGACAGCCTCAAGGAGATTGTCACCGTTGCTTCCGATGCCAAGGGCTTCCTGGAGAAGTTCGTGTACAACATCAGTCAGCACCGTAACTGGCAGCGAGAGCTGGATGGATTGAGCACTATGGTGGCATACTAATGATTTATTGAAAAGATACCAACTTATGTAACAAGCCAATTTGAATCTTCAGGTCAATACATTAATCACATGAACTCTCACTCATGCCGTGACAAACTCGAATTTGTGAAGTTGAGATACATTGTGTTGGCCAATATCACCAGCAAATAATTGTTCCAAGCCCGTGTCTGTTAAACTGCTTTTTCATATACCCAATCCTTCTGGGCCTGAATCTACCTTGTTATAGGCTGAACCCCGACAGCTGGCTTGTATAAACTCCTGGAGTGAATAGTGTTCGTCTCATCTGTACCATATATATCCTAAGTTTAGGCATACTTTAGATGATTTCATGATGATTTCATGGTGAATTTCGATAAAATTCAGTGAgttttgatgagatgagatgggagGAGTAATACCGAGATCCGGGATCTGTGCCTCTTATCTCATACCTCATTTCGTCTCATCTCACTAGTCTGATGTTAATTGAATCTCATCGTATATTTAGCTCGCCCAAAGGCCTAATTatgcttctttcttcccGTTGATCTTCTTTTTCAGCTTCTGTATGCTCCTCACGCTCTTTTTCAGCACAAACGTAGCATATTCTCCGTGACCCTCCATATCTCTCGATGCCCTCTTCTTGATGTCTATATACTCATTTATTTCATCTGCAGTCTCTCCTATTGAGATGAAAATACCGACACGCCGAAATAAGATCGCATTGAGGATGATGCGACACATTCGGCCGTTCCCATCCTGAAATGGATGAATCTCAACAGAGCGAAGTGAGTATTTGGCTGCGAGTGAGAATGGATCCAGAATCTCCTTTCCATTGATGTCATTTTTGAGATTCGCGCACATTTCGGCCATTTTTGCAGGCACATATTGCGGCATTACGAACATCGTGTTCCCGGCGCCCACAGGAACATCTCGATATTTTCCTGCGTATCTCTCATAGGGTACTTCCGGATGCTCGGCACCCGGATCGATGATCGAAACCCCTTTGCAAAGAATCTCATGCGttttcttgatgagatcctcTGTGAGGGCTTCTTTATGAACCCGGAACCTCTCCAGTATGTATTTGAAGGCTCTCATGTGCTGGATGACTTCACGCCGGCCGCGAACAATATGGTTTCTCGACTTTCCACGTAAAGTGGGATCCGCCGCATATAGATCCAGTACCTTTTCATCGAATTCTGAATCGTCCTCATTGACTTCGAGTATGGAGTCGGGCTCATGTAGGGTCTTATAGCAGAGATATCGTGTGGCATCCCATCCTAGACCTGCTTGTTCAATGCGATTGCTGCCGTAAATCGAGTGAAAAAGAGATTCCATGACCTCTTTATGTATTATCTCCTGTTGCTCCGATGTATGATTCACCCTCAAGGAAGAAAGATAGCGTAACGCTTTTCCGAAGAGGGCTTCAGGGTTTTGATCGTCTTTGTAGGTACGGTACACACCATCGTAAACAAAGGATGGACGGCCTTTAGGACCGCTGGGGTCGAACTTGAGATTATTAAAATCCATGTTCGCCTGGAAAGCCGTGAAGTTGTGTGAAAAATGATGGTAGATGGAGGCAAAGCAGGATTGAGACAGAAGCTGAGGTGTGCGTCGCTGTTCAACTGAAAATATTATGAAGCAAGGCTGTAAATAATGTGGCTGTCTGTTGTTCTTTCATGAGTCACGACCTCATTCGCAGAGTTTagaatagcctttttatcaGGAGTGTGGCCATACACAGCTCGAGAAAGCTTATACTACTCGCATTTCTTAGTAATTGATGAACTTAGACTAAAGAAGCCTAAAGTTTAGATGACTTTAGATGAGACTTATGGTAATAGACCCTCAAGTTAGTAAAATTGTAGAGCCGCGAGAAGCTAAGGTAGCGGCGAGTGAAGCTTTGGTCTAGATAGGTGATCGCATGTTGCTTTAATATCATCATTGACATTCAATCAGCCTTCAATAAAATGCGACTAGCGTCTGAAATTTCAGAAGTTATCCAAGAACAATGTGGTACGTCGTACGGTGCTATAACGATATTTTGCTTACCGATATATGTCCAGTGTCCTGAAAGGGATGGCACTGGATGGAAGATGAGATGTGACATGTCTGTATTCTGAGCTTTACCAACAGCTCCTCTTTTCATTCAGATATTTCTTCTGAGATCAACATAGACCAAGTATTTGTCGTCGTTCTCTCAGCGGTATGGGGACAGTTTGCGACTCATGCATATGTAAAAGCCCATTTGCTCTGTCGCTCCGTACAACTTCTCCCTCAGATGGCTCTGCAATTCTTCAAAAGTGCTAAATTGAATCATATCAAACAAACGACCTTGTAGAGTATAGTAGGTTCGATATGGTAGCATATGGATGCAGCATGCCTTTATGCAGAGCACAGACATCGCCAAAGTCTGCACACCCTCAGGTCGTGGCTCATCTCGGGTCGCGACTGCCGACAGCATCAAATTGTTTGCTTCCGGTTTGAGGCCTGTACAGCTTTTACAAAACGGAAGTAACATCAAACCCGGAAGAGATCTCGGCGATGTCCAATAAAACATGACAAACATCCCGCGTGCGACCTTCAAGACCCTCATCCTAGAACCGCATGATATTTTAGTACCATTTTTATCGACATGTATAAGCATCCACTTTCTTCTCCTGCAAAGAAATCCACACGCTTCAAAAACATAATTCTTTACAGCAATCTTCTATTCAGTATGGGCAACGGACAAAGTGTCTCTATCCGCGACTGTCTCGATGCTGTCTGTGCAAACCGCAGCTCCTGCGTCACATACCCGAGTGATCCGCTCTTCGCCTAGTGGACGAAGCCGTTCAACCTCGAGTTCCCAGTGATTCCAGCTGCCGTGATTCGCCCTCAGAATGTCATCGAAGTTTCCGAGACCGTCAAGTGTGCAAAACAAAGTGGTCTCAAAGTGCAGGCAAAGTCTGGAGGCCACTCCTACGGGTAGGCTATCTCTCTGAACGTGTAGGCCAAAGCTGACTGAATAGCAACTATGGCCTTGGCGGTGACAATGGCGCCGTGTCGATCgaccttgtcaacctcaaggactttgagatgGACAACAAAACTTGGCTGGCATCGTTTGGAGCAGGCACCAACCTTGGCGAGCTAGACAAGAATCTTCATACGTTCGGAGGACGAGCCATTGCCCATGGTACTTGTCCAAGTGTTGGCACCGGCGGCCACTTGACAGTAGTAGGTATCCTTCAAACAGTGTCTGCTTTTCGCTCATAACTCAAGGGCGGCCTTGGACCGATATCTCGAATGTGGGGAAGTGCTCTCGATCACGTTGTCGAAATGGAGGTCGTAGCAGCCGACGGCACGATTTACCTTGCCAGTCAAGACGAAACACCCGATCTTTTCTGGGCAATGCGCGGCGCTGGAGCAAGTTTCGGTATCGTGACCAGATTCGTGGTCAAGACTCGCCCGGAACCCGGCAATGTTGTCCAATACAGTTACAGCCTTACTCTCAACTCGCAGAACGAAACGGCCAACTTATACAAGGAATGGCAGGCGTTAGTTGGAGATCCAACTATGGACCGACGCTTCGcaagtctcttcatcgttcAACCTCTGGGAGCCCTCATTACAGGAACATTCTTTGGCTCGGAGGCCGAGTACCAGGCGTCGGGAATCCCTGCTCGTCTTCCTGGTGCCAGCAAGGGTGCAGTGTGGCTTACAAACTGGATGGGTCATTTGCTTCATGAGGCTGAAGCCGCTGGCTGCACCTTGGCCAGCATTCCGACTGCGTTCTACTCAAAGTCCTTGTCGCTCAATGAACAAGATCTTCTGAATGACACAGCAATCACGGACTTGTTTCAATACCTTGAGGATTCTCGCAGCAAATCGACACCATTCACAGTCATCTTCAATACCGAAGGCGGCGCCATGATGGATACACCTGTCAATGCAACAGCATACCCACACCGCAAAAGTGTCATCATGTACCAATCCTACGGCGTCGGAGTGGGTAAAGTATCCGCAGCGACTCGGAAGCTCTTGGACGGGATTCACGAGCGGATCCAACGGTCGGCTCCGGGTGCACGCTCCACTTATGCCGGGTACATCGATGCATGGCTTGACCGAAAGGCGGCGCAGAAGCTCTACTGGGCGGACAATCTCCCCCGGCTTCAGCAGATAAAGAAGAAGTGGGATCCGGAGCAGGGTTTTAGAAATCCGCAGAGCGTTGAGCCGGCTGAATAGAGCGGAATTGCATGAACTGTCATTCTGTCACTAAAGCTTGTCCTACAAATGAGGAATTGACTTGTGAGTTGCCGGCCCTGAAGATCCGACGTATGCCGTAGAGGGGCCGATAGAGACCGGGTTTTAGTGTTACAAAGATTGGTTTACTGTATGACAGATGGACAGATAGGGTAGATGTATCAATTGCTTCACTGATGTTTCCACTTCTTATACTCGCGAGCTGCTCGATCACATTAGAGTTCTTGTTGATACAGGGATTCTTTATTATTGCATCTACCCTAAGGTTAAAGACGGGTTAACATAACTTCTGTCACATGACGCCTACGTCGGCACTTCTAATTCCTCATGGAACCTCAGCTAGCTAGTATTGTCACTCACTCAATgcactatattacttagttatcTGCGTGCCACACCTAAACACTTCCTTGGCACACCCcctctttatatctttagtttTTACTAGTATTGCTTCTTGCACTCCTTGGCCGTTAGCATGGCATCCCGTCGTTCTGCCGCGGCCTGCCTCGCGTGCCATCAGCGTACGTAATTGAAGGTTTGAACCTCGCTCAAGTGGCACATTTACTGATTCCACCCTTTGGATTTTAAGGCAAGACAAAGTGTGACTTTGTGATTCGTGGTCCGCCTTGTTCGGCATGTACAGCAGACGCTCGTCCCGCAAGCGCCTGCGTCCAACGTCCGAATAAACGGTATCGACGCCAAAATGATGCTCGCCAGAACGTGGCCGAGCGTCATTATCGTGAAGACCACGTTTCACCAGCAGTAGCAGCAGCGGGCGAACCCTACAACAGCCAGGTGTCTCCTCCACAGAGCAGTGCGTCCAGCTCGCGTGCCGCCCAGCCCGTTCGTATCGGTAAGCTCGCTCGCTGTGTAGCAACAGAAGAATACTGATTTCCAGCGTAAGATTTCTCCAGCGATTCAGCTGTCATCATATCCCTCACCGCAAAAGATGCTGCGGGATTCCCTTGCGAAGTCGACTTCAGGCATAACCTGGACGCTCGTCATGCTCTTGATTCAGCCGATCAGGCGTACTTGGAGGCCAAGGGTGTCTTTGCTTTGCCAGTAACTGACATCTGCGACAAGCTTATCAAGGGCTTCTTCTCACACGTTCATCCATGGTTTCCCGTCATTGACGCCACAGACTTCCTCACCAAGTATGCTAACGGCGGCCCTACAAACGTTGACTTGGTGCTCCTATGGGCTGTCCTCATGGCTGGCTCGGAGGTATGGTCCTTGTTTGCTCATCAGTCCCTTACATCCGACGTCCCTGTACACTGACTGGACATGACGACAGTCTGCTGAACCCGACTTGGCCACCCTGGCCGGCTTCACCGATAGGCTTCATATGGCTGATGCCTTCTACGTACGTGCAAAGGTAAATGCCCTTCGATGCTTGCCCACTGAATGCCTCATTAACAGCATTATGGATATTGTATGACATGAACGAACTTGAAAACAAAGAGATATGCACCCAAGTTATGTTGCTTTTCTCACGGTATCACAAGAATTTCCCGAAAAGATGGCATGCAGTCGGGGTTGCGAGATGGCTCTGCCAATTCCCAACCAATTCTGCTGTCCGCCCTCAGCGAAATGAGTCCGCCACCAAAAAGGCTCTGCAATTGCGAAGATGGCATTGCTGCCTGGCCAGCGATGCATGGGAAGCAATCGCTTCTGGATGCCCACTAAAGATTACACGGTCTGAAAGCCAAGTGCCTGCCCTCTCAGTGGAAGACATCCTAGGAGACCTCAACCATCTGGATCCGTTTATTCGTCAGCAGTTCATTTCTGACAACATTGAACGACTCATACAATACGCGGTTTCGTACTCCAAGTCGGTGTCTGTCCTGCGTGACGCTCTGCACAAGACCAACGGGCCCGATAGCGATGTTCCGAGCACGGCTGAAATCGATGCGTGGGTAAGAGACTTGATGGTAATCGAGCAAGACATTGTCGGCGATATGGCACAGGACACCCGTTCATCGGATGAATGTCTGCGGCTTACTGCCTACCGTTTCCAGATTCATCATGGGTGAGCGACACGTTTCCCATACCATCAAGAGCACTCCTGGTTAACGTACCTCTAGCGCCACGCACATTGCCCTCCTACGACCATACCTCTTTGTAACGCCATCTGGCCTAGCGGCCCAAGAGAAATCTAAGTGGGAATACAAGATGAAACAGGACATGACTGCCACGGCTGGAAAAGTGATCTCCACCCTCGAAACAGTCATCGGGGCTCGTCTTCTTTCACATCTTGGTCATGGCCTGTAAGTAAACACCTTCCAAAGAATCCTGACGACGATCTGACTCTCGGCTAGCACATGTGTAATTGTTCCGGTGGCCCAATATTGCCTTGTTCAGCTCGCTTCtcaggaagaagatgaacgcAAGATTGCTCAACACAGATTCGACTCGTGCATGATCATCATTGACGAACTGCGCAAGATTGACGGTCATGCACTTACTTTGTCTAACTTACTCAAGGCTGCGCGTGACAACCTCGTTCTCAACGCTAGACAGGAATCGAACGCCCCTGATATATCAGTCATGTTCTCAGGACAAGATCGACCGTGTATGGACTTTAGCAATGTAGCTTTGGAGGATTGGGACACAGCTATGACGACAGTGTTCTGGAACGGCTTCTCCCCACTCGAATCAACATGATGCGGGCTTACCTTGCTGCCTTTCTACGTTCTAGAATGACTCAAGCACGAACTTCGAGGTACTGAGTGACGCTCGCACACATCTATTTGGTTGCCGGTGCATTCAGCGGCGCAGTCGCCGTGACACCAGCATCTACAGGCAGGATGACGCCAGTTACCCATCTCGCCGTAGGACCAGCTACATATCTCACAGCATCGCCAACATCCCACCCGTTACCTTCGATCCCGAGCATGTTATTACTCTTCCTCGCCTCACGCATCTCTGTCGTCATTTCTATGTTGGGATTGGCGTATGTTAGAGGTGTGTAAACCGACCCTATCGTTCTGAGTCAGAGAATGTTGCATCGTGGCCAACGACATGGAGCTTACCAGGGGCAACACAATTCACACGGATGCCTTGTTTGCCATATTCAAGGGCCATAGTCTTGGTCAGGTTGACAATGGCGCCTTTGTTCGTAGCGTAGGCCAACAGCTTTGGGGCGGCAGCACCCAGTCCCGCGACACTGCTGAGATTCACAATGCTGCCTTTCGAAACCTCATCATTCTTGAGCATCTCTGGAATTGCGAATCTGGCCATCAAGATCATGCTTTCCAGGTTGACTGAGAACGCATGACGCCATCTGTCCATATCGACTTCGGTCACATTTCCAGGCGGTCCTGGAATTCCGACATTGTTGACCAGGATATCCAGGCGTCCGAATGTCGAGATGGCTTGATCAACTATCTTCTTGCACTCTGCCTCTTTGGAAACATCAGCGACGATACTGACGGCGCTGCCGAAACCTTCGGCTCTGATCATCTCTACGGTCTTGTCCGCCCACGCTTGATTGAGATCAACGCAAACGACAGAGCATC
Coding sequences within it:
- a CDS encoding hypothetical protein (EggNog:ENOG41), translated to MSEPHFVVRSSRSLKGKVAIVTGAGCVGEGIGNGRAAAILLAEDGCSVVCVDLNQAWADKTVEMIRAEGFGSAVSIVADVSKEAECKKIVDQAISTFGRLDILVNNVGIPGPPGNVTEVDMDRWRHAFSVNLESMILMARFAIPEMLKNDEVSKGSIVNLSSVAGLGAAAPKLLAYATNKGAIVNLTKTMALEYGKQGIRVNCVAPGSVYTPLTYANPNIEMTTEMREARKSNNMLGIEGNGWDVGDAVRYVAGPTARWVTGVILPVDAGVTATAPLNAPATK
- the CAT1 gene encoding catalase A, which codes for MTDQVTGAIKHAVMGHRNDKIDQLKANIVEPSENTRITSDYGVKQNNTDQWLRVNSEDQTGPSLLEDAFGREKIHRFDHERIPERVVHARGAGAHGTFKLFESAEDVTKAGIFTDTSRETPVFVRFSTVLGSRGSADTVRDVRGFAVKFYTQEGKPEPHNEVPQAQSAHNNFWDFVWGHSEATHMYMWAMSDRAIPRSYRMMQGFGVNTYTLINDKGERRFVKFHFTPELGVHSLVWDEALKLAGQDPDFHRKDLQEAIENGAYPKWKFGIQVLEESQEHDFDFDILDATKVWPEDQIPVRYIGELELNRVVDEYFTETEQVAFCTSHLVPGVGPSDDPLLQGRNFSYQDTQLSRLGTNWEELPINKPVCPVMNFNRDGAMRHTISKGKVNYWPNRYSHQPPATAQEGAYVDYQQKVAGIKQRALSKKFKDHFSQAQLFYNSLSEIEKAHIQAAFSFELDHCDEAIVYERLTERLGVVDGELANTIAEMVGGKKPVEAKANPGKKAKNLSQMDFLPKIPTIKSRRIAIIIADGYDPVAFNALYGAIKAQSALPFVIAPRRSAIFSANEDSSSSKGIVPDHHLEGQRSTMFDAIFVPGGEKSIQTLSKNGRALHYIREAFGHLKAIGGTGEAVDLINKAIQLPEVSLSETDGSGVVDSYGVVTLKNASPDSLKEIVTVASDAKGFLEKFVYNISQHRNWQRELDGLSTMVAY
- a CDS encoding hypothetical protein (CAZy:AA7~EggNog:ENOG41); the protein is MGNGQSVSIRDCLDAWTKPFNLEFPVIPAAVIRPQNVIEVSETVKCAKQSGLKVQAKSGGHSYGNYGLGGDNGAVSIDLVNLKDFEMDNKTWLASFGAGTNLGELDKNLHTFGGRAIAHGTCPSVGTGGHLTVGGLGPISRMWGSALDHVVEMEVVAADGTIYLASQDETPDLFWAMRGAGASFGIVTRFVVKTRPEPGNVVQYSYSLTLNSQNETANLYKEWQALVGDPTMDRRFASLFIVQPLGALITGTFFGSEAEYQASGIPARLPGASKGAVWLTNWMGHLLHEAEAAGCTLASIPTAFYSKSLSLNEQDLLNDTAITDLFQYLEDSRSKSTPFTVIFNTEGGAMMDTPVNATAYPHRKSVIMYQSYGVGVGKVSAATRKLLDGIHERIQRSAPGARSTYAGYIDAWLDRKAAQKLYWADNLPRLQQIKKKWDPEQGFRNPQSVEPAE